In the genome of Ancylomarina subtilis, one region contains:
- a CDS encoding dihydroorotate dehydrogenase-like protein, producing the protein MLNLSTNYLGLELKNPIIVASSGLTDSVEKIKELEENGAAAVVLKSIFEEEIVMEMDEKMLNMTSRPYVYPETFDYMNEEPEEDIVRKYLRLIKEAKEAVSIPIIASVNCVSSQKWTYLAREIEKAGADALEINFFVLPTDMNRSVDENENIYYEVLKVVKEQVALPVSLKISPYHSNLAHMVKKLDDSGADGIVMFNRFYSPDIDIHNLTLNTGQVLSGADDFKNTLRWVGILRDRINCSIASTTGLHSSESIIKQLLAGADAVQLASIIYKEGPGYIDILTKEIYSWMEEQGFESLKDFHGKLSQDKSNDPAAFERVQFMKHFRNFVM; encoded by the coding sequence ATGCTAAACTTAAGTACAAATTATCTAGGATTAGAATTAAAAAACCCAATTATTGTTGCCAGTTCAGGTCTTACTGATTCTGTAGAAAAAATCAAGGAACTTGAAGAAAACGGAGCAGCAGCGGTTGTTCTTAAGTCAATCTTCGAAGAGGAGATTGTAATGGAGATGGATGAGAAAATGTTGAATATGACAAGTCGTCCATATGTCTATCCTGAAACATTTGATTACATGAACGAAGAGCCTGAGGAGGACATCGTTCGAAAATATTTGCGCTTAATTAAGGAGGCAAAGGAAGCCGTATCTATTCCAATTATCGCAAGTGTGAATTGTGTGAGTTCTCAGAAATGGACTTACCTGGCTCGTGAAATTGAAAAAGCCGGGGCAGACGCCTTAGAAATTAATTTCTTTGTTTTACCAACAGATATGAATCGTTCGGTTGATGAGAATGAAAATATTTATTACGAGGTTTTAAAAGTTGTTAAGGAACAAGTTGCTTTACCTGTATCGTTAAAAATAAGTCCTTATCATTCCAACTTAGCTCATATGGTTAAGAAATTAGATGATTCCGGAGCTGATGGTATTGTGATGTTTAATCGTTTTTATAGTCCTGATATCGATATTCATAATCTGACATTAAACACGGGACAGGTTTTATCAGGAGCTGACGATTTTAAAAATACATTGAGATGGGTGGGTATTCTTCGTGATCGAATCAACTGCTCAATTGCTTCTACTACTGGTCTTCACTCTTCAGAAAGTATTATTAAGCAATTATTGGCGGGTGCTGATGCTGTACAATTGGCTTCAATCATTTATAAAGAGGGACCTGGTTATATTGATATTCTGACTAAAGAAATTTATTCATGGATGGAAGAACAAGGTTTTGAAAGTCTGAAAGATTTCCATGGGAAGTTAAGCCAGGATAAATCAAACGATCCGGCTGCTTTTGAAAGGGTGCAGTTTATGAAACATTTTAGAAATTTTGTGATGTAA